Proteins co-encoded in one Rhopalosiphum maidis isolate BTI-1 chromosome 2, ASM367621v3, whole genome shotgun sequence genomic window:
- the LOC113551735 gene encoding fatty acid synthase-like produces MAPNTDAAAANSPKFYQDDDIVISGISGRFPNCDTFEEFKQKLFDGTDILEKEQTRWPEGICGAVTKIGVLNNLSKFDSTFFNVHPKLAERLDPQIRAMLESTYEAFVDAGVNPTSLRGSNTAVVVATTNNDYADWWSADPTRVNGYEFLGCTRTMFPNRISYSFDLKGPSYAVDSGSSGSLVAFEHAYRMLKTGMVDGVVVAGCSLLLNPVLSVMLQKMDGVSPDGKSRPFDAAGQGTARSDAVVIAYLQYAKNAKRVYATAVNARTNNEGFRLEGAIYPTNKQQIELFREVLDMAKVSPADVDYIESSACGDQLGDAQELNAVTEVYCKDRTKPLLIGSVKSNMGDGEPASGLCGIVKTVLAMERQELPPTLHYSVPNPRVPALKDGRLLVVNESLPWKGQYAAVNAVGIGGHNAHALLKANEKQKQPLSQESTPRLVIGSARTESAINYLLDTVESLPRDPEFYGLLYGVHSQNIPGHIYRGYSVLDEKDAREAVTIGVGKRQVWYIFSGMGSQWTGMGRDLLALAPFRESIEKTANTLKNLGLDIYAILNSNDKTVFDNVLNSFVGIAAIQIALVDVLTTVGITPDGIIGHSVGELACAYADGTLTAEQTIIVAYWRGRSLLDLNLAPGAMAAVGLSWEEANARVPSDIAVACHNSEDGVTISGPPDSIAKFVNQLKSEGVFAREVNSSGIAFHSWYIAAAGPLFKEKVAGIISKPKMRSVKWISTSIPESRWHEPLAQYSSVAYHVNNLVSPVLFNSALKHIPDNSVVIEIAPHALLQAILKPSVGSKCTHVGLVRRNNSTVVNLLSSIGNLYNAGLLPKVENLYPPINYPVSKGTPSLQQLVEWDHSVDWDVITFIDSEVKSSGDVKVDVDTESERYNHLRGTYIDGVEVLPYASYLTFVWNTLAKLQQSSVDKVPVVFDNVQFFKILPIPENGKFSFNINILAGSGEFEVRESDVVVASGFIHIQTSDEQMQLPEIKSYEVDQLSTSDVYQELTCKGYKYSKNFQGINLASNNGNCGRIDFDGKWAPFIESLLQLHLLKLETRDHYAIKYIFKLSVYPKKHYELVSSNSASFSVYENIGVIKSAGVEIRDIRSTLVPVRKELQQDFDLESYVFVPFVLDEAIDEPLKNIVQIVLENAYESFDVSEVVTLSQQELLVPKILSLINAKSSFHINAQVYAKDVSQYQSEKFTTYYEQDLTTSALENQSFFVLANGAIDNKQLLNNILSGVQNGGFLLTVENQFDSKFRQVGVEVIAKYTDGKNLYILLKKNTDAPTPVVLSVGNSFSWVELLKQNILNTNNDNRDVFLISQNLENTGVIGLTKGLRQEPNGKFVKCVSIKDNKAPLFSVSTPLYQEQLKKGLAVNMFLGGVWGTCVFAPYKQAKVQVEHAYINTTTAGDINSLQYIEGKLSTFNPKEYPDYDLYYPYYVPLNGLDIKMAKGAIQSNGISEDIAQQGSYLGMEFAGRRANGKRVFGLVSGGALATSVLAHKDLVWDVPDAWSMEEACTVPRTYSLAYYALVVRGNVQPGESVYVHAGASGISTAAIAVALELGAIPYVGVFNKDQIVFLKTRFPQLNDDSFADLTGGSFEQHLLEQTQGQGVDLIFDTYSAIDKRQDFVNSLSEYGRLVDFEVFAPVSDSLGVSGNLKSITYSKISFSTIHFSPSEIKYIQRLVDQGVRNNKVQPLETTVFPASQVVDAFKFNANCANNMGRTVIEIREEEDKVNVVPAKITVAACPKLFYTPEKVFVVSGDEDSLSLELIQHLAHRGARKFVLVSKMNNKPQSGYKTLTLRRLKNKNVTVVLSFADPSTARGAEDVLREAVALGTVCGIYYITIAPETKNLQSLSEKDFVETKKSVSEAVANLDTLSRRLIPQLESFVVLAPAVASRGAKAKSNYVFANADVFRVAEVRKISGYPTVVLEYGAIDGSSDAFNSPNFKPASIVSALNVLDVITKQPQNPTVVSYSKFNGPSYDDSDAATPLLLTIAKIFGFKALSEVEQTFNLAQLGLDTLLAPRVQEAIRQQLDVVVEIEELRTLTFPALRSKIIELLA; encoded by the exons ATGGCTCCGAACAcagacgccgccgccgctaaCAGCCCGAAGTTCTACCAGGACGACGATATCGTGATTTCGGGTATCTCCGGTCGCTTCCCCAACTGCGACACGTTCGAAGAGTTCAAACAAAAACTGTTCGACGGCACTGACATACTAGAAAAGGAACAGACCAGATGGCCGGAAG GCATTTGCGGTGCTGTGACTAAGATTGGAGTCTTGAATAATTTGTCGAAATTCGATTCGACATTTTTCAATGTACATCCAAAATTGGCCGAAAGGCTGGACCCACAGATTCGTGCCATGTTGGAGAGTACATACGAAGCATTCGTCGATGCCG GTGTGAACCCGACATCTTTGAGGGGATCGAACACCGCAGTGGTCGTGGCTACGACGAACAACGATTACGCCGATTGGTGGTCTGCCGATCCTACTAGAGTAAACGGTTACGAGTTTTTGGGTTGTACAAGAACCATGTTCCCAAATCGTATTTCATACTCGTTCGATCTGAAag GGCCCAGTTATGCCGTCGATTCCGGATCTTCGGGTAGTTTGGTTGCTTTCGAACACGCGTATAGAATGCTTAAGACCGGAATGGTAGACGGTGTAGTAGTCGCTGGATGTTCGTTGCTGCTCAATCCCGTGTTGTCGGTCATGTTGCAGAAGATGGACGGCGTGTCACCAGACGGCAAGAGCAGGCCTTTTGACGCCGCGG GTCAAGGGACCGCTCGTTCTGACGCCGTTGTCATCGCGTACTTGCAGTACGCCAAAAATGCCAAACGCGTGTACGCAACCGCCGTTAACGCGCGCACTAACAACGAGGGTTTCCGTTTAGAAGGAGCCATTTATCCAACCAACAAACAGCAGATCGAACTGTTCCGCGAAGTCTTGGACATGGCCAAAGTCAGTCCCGCCGATGTCGACTACATCGAGAGCAGCGCTTGCGGCGACCAG TTGGGCGATGCCCAGGAACTCAACGCTGTCACCGAAGTGTACTGCAAAGACCGCACCAAACCGCTGTTGATCGGATCCGTGAAATCGAACATGGGCGACGGTGAACCGGCTTCCGGGCTCTGCGGTATCGTCAAAACCGTGTTGGCCATGGAACGTCAGGAACTCCCGCCGACGCTCCACTACAGCGTCCCGAACCCCCGGGTCCCGGCCCTGAAAGACGGTCGGCTACTTGTCGTCAACGAATCGTTGCCGTGGAAAGGACAGTACGCAGCCGTGAACGCAGTGGGTATCGGTGGACATAATGCACACGCTCTGCTCAAGGCCAACGAGAAGCAAAAGCAACCACTATCCCAGGAATCCACTCCCCGCCTGGTGATCGGATCTGCTAGAACCGAAAGCGCGATCAACTACCTGTTGGACACT GTCGAAAGCTTGCCCAGAGATCCCGAGTTTTACGGTCTGCTGTACGGAGTTCACAGTCAAAACATTCCTGGCCACATTTACAGGGGGTATAGCGTTCTCGACGAGAAGGACGCTCGCGAAGCAGTG ACAATTGGAGTGGGCAAACGCCAAGTGTGGTACATTTTCTCCGGCATGGGAAGTCAGTGGACCGGCATGGGCCGCGACCTGTTGGCTCTGGCGCCGTTCCGCGAGTCGATCGAAAAGACCGCCAATACATTGAAAAATCTCGGATTAGACATCTACGCTATTTTAAACTCAAACGACAAGACGGTCTTCGACAACGTATTGAACTCGTTCGTCGGAATCGCTGCCATACAG ATCGCTTTGGTCGATGTGCTCACCACTGTCGGTATCACACCCGACGGAATCATAGGACACTCGGTTGGAGAACTGGCTTGCGCATATGCTGACGGAACGTTGACGGCTGAACAAACTATTATCGTCGCCTACTGGAGAGGTCGCAGTCTTTTAGATCTGAACTTGGCCCCCGGTGCTATGGCCGCTGTCG GTTTATCTTGGGAGGAGGCCAATGCTCGAGTTCCATCTGACATCGCTGTGGCTTGTCATAACAGCGAAGATGGTGTCACAATTTCTGGACCACCAGATTCAATCGCAAAATTCGTGAACCAATTGAAATCTGAAGGAGTGTTTGCAAGGGAAGTCAACAGTTCTGGAATCGCATTCCACTCGTGGTACATTGCTGCCGCAGGaccattatttaaagaaaaagttGCAGGC ATCATTTCAAAACCGAAAATGAGGTCAGTTAAGTGGATCAGTACTTCTATCCCGGAATCCAGATGGCACGAACCGTTGGCGCAATATTCGTCCGTGGCATACCACGTAAACAATTTGGTGTCTCCAGTTTTGTTCAAC AGTGCATTGAAACACATACCCGACAACTCTGTGGTCATTGAAATCGCTCCACACGCGCTCCTCCAAGCCATACTGAAACCGAGCGTCGGCTCCAAATGTACGCACGTAGGTCTTGTGCGAAGAAATAATTCGACGGTAGTGAATTTGTTGTCCAGTATTGGTAATCTGTACAACGCCGGACTTCTCCCGAAAGTAGAGAATCTGTACCCACCAATCAACTATCCCGTTTCCAAGGGCACACCATCGCTGCAACAGTTGGTCGAATGGGATCATTCCGTCGATTGGGATGTGATCACTTTTATTGACAGCGAAGTAAAATCATCCGGTGATGTCAAAGTAGATGTAGACACCGAAAGCGAAAGGTACAACCACCTTAGGGGCACATACATAGATGGTGTCGAAGTCCTTCCGTACGCGTCATACCTC acATTCGTGTGGAATACTTTAGCTAAATTGCAACAGTCATCTGTTGACAAAGTCCCGGTAGTATTCGACAACGttcaattctttaaaatattacctatccCAGAAAACg gaaaattcagttttaacattaacattttgGCGGGAAGTGGAGAATTTGAAGTTAGAGAGAGCGATGTCGTTGTAGCGTCAGGTTTCATTCATATTCAAACATCTGATGAACAAATGCAATTACCAGAGATTAAATCATACGAAGTCGACCAATTATCGACCTCTGATGTTTATCAAGAGCTTACATGCAAAGGTTATAAGTACAGCAAAAACTTCCAAGGCATCAACTTAGCCAGTAACAacg gtaattgTGGACGTATCGATTTTGATGGAAAGTGGGCACCATTCATCGAATCACTGTTGCAACTGCACCTGTTGAAACTCGAAACGAGAGATCACTAcgctattaaatacatattcaaaTTGAGCGTTTACCCAAAAAAACACTATGAACTTGTGTCttctaata GCGCGTCGTTCAGTGTCTACGAAAATATCGGCGTAATTAAATCCGCCGGAGTTGAGATCAGAGACATCAGATCTACATTGGTCCCCGTCCGAAAAGAATTACAACAAGATTTCGATTTGGAGTCTTACGTATTTGTACCATTTGTGTTGGACGAA GCAATTGATGAGCCACTCAAGAATATCGTACAAATCGTATTGGAAAACGCTTATGAATCTTTTGACGTGTCAGAAGTAGTAACATTATCACAACAAGAACTTTTAGTTCCGAAGATCTTAAGTCTTATTAACGCAAAATCTTCATTCCAC ATCAACGCTCAAGTGTATGCTAAAGACGTAAGCCAATACCAATCCGAGAAATTCACAACTTATTATGAACAAGACTTGACAACTAGTGCTTTGGAAAATCAATCGTTCTTCGTCTTAGCAAACGGTGCAATTGATAACAAACAACTACTGAACAACATATTGTCGGGCGTTCAAAATGGAGGTTTCTTGTTAACCGTAGAAAATCAATTTGATTCAAAATTCAGACAAGTTGGAGTAGAAGTGATCGCAAAGTACACTGAcggaaaaaatttatatattttgttaaaaaaa aacacCGACGCACCCACTCCAGTTGTACTATCCGTTGGAAATTCATTCTCCTGGGTCGAGTTGTTGAAACAGAACATTCTAAACACTAACAATGACAATCGAGATGTTTTTTTGATCAGTCAAAATTTGGAAAACACCGGAGTTATAGGATTGACGAAGGGCTTGAGACAAGAGCCAAATGGAAAATTTGTTAA ATGTGTGTCGATTAAAGACAACAAGGCGCCATTGTTTTCCGTGTCTACTCCGTTATATCAAGAACAACTTAAGAAAGGATTGGCCGTCAACATGTTCTTGGGCGGTGTTTGGGGCACATGCGTGTTCGCTCCGTACAAACAAGCCAAAGTCCAGGTAGAACACGCTTACATAAACACCACAACAGCTGGCGATATCAATAGCTTACAATATATAGAAGGAAAACTATCGACTTTCAA TCCTAAAGAATACCCTGATTATGATCTGTACTACCCGTATTACGTTCCTCTTAATGGTTTGGACATTAAGATGGCAAAGGGCGCTATCCAAAGTAACGGAATTTCCGAAGATATAGCACAACAA GGTAGCTACCTCGGTATGGAGTTTGCAGGACGCAGAGCCAACGGTAAGAGAGTATTCGGTTTGGTGTCCGGCGGGGCTTTGGCCACTTCAGTTTTAGCACATAAAGACCTCGTCTGGGATGTGCCCGATGCGTGGTCTATGGAAGAAGCTTGTACCGTTCCGAGAACCTACAGCTTG GCCTACTACGCGCTAGTCGTTCGCGGAAACGTCCAACCGGGCGAATCAGTGTATGTGCACGCCGGCGCTAGCGGGATAAGCACAGCCGCCATCGCTGTGGCTCTCGAACTTGGAGCTATTCCGTACGTAGGAGTATTCAACAAGGATCAAATTGTGTTCTTGAAAACACGTTTCCCACAA CTAAACGATGACAGTTTTGCCGATTTGACCGGTGGCAGTTTCGAGCAACACCTACTAGAGCAGACCCAAGGCCAGGGAGTCGATCTGATATTCGATACCTATTCTGCGATTGACAAACGTCAAGACTTTGTCAACTCGTTGTCTGAGTACGGCCGCTTGGTTGATTTCGAAGTCTTCGCACCAGTATCCGATTCATTAGGTGTGTCTGGAAATTTGAAGAGCATAACATATAGCAAGATTTCGTTTAGCACCATTCACTTCTCACCATCCGAAATCAAATACATCCAAAGGCTGGTAGATCAAGGTGTCCGTAACAATAAAGTACAACCCCTTGAAACCACTGTTTTCCCCGCAAGTCAAGTGGTCGATGCGTTCAAGTTTAATGCTAATTGCGCCAATAACATGGGAAGAACTGTAATTGAAATCCGTGAAGAAGAAGATAAGGTGAACGTAGTTCCAGCCAAGATAACCGTGGCTGCGTGTCCCAAATTGTTCTACACGCCTGAAAAAGTCTTTGTCGTTAGCg GAGACGAAGATAGCTTGAGCTTGGAATTGATTCAACATCTAGCACACAGAGGAGCCCGCAAAtttgttttagtgtcgaaaatgAACAACAAACCTCAGTCCGGCTACAAGACGTTGACCTTGAGACGGTTGAAGAACAAAAACGTTACCGTAGTCCTGTCGTTTGCCGACCCGTCAACAGCGAGAGGCGCTGAAGACGTACTGAGAGAAGCTGTAGCCCTCGGCACAGTCTGTGGTATTTACTACATAACCATC GCCCCGGAAACCAAAAACTTGCAATCGTTGAGCGAAAAAGATTTCGTCGAGACGAAAAAATCCGTGTCCGAAGCGGTTGCCAATTTGGACACACTTAGTAGAAGATTGATTCCTCAACTTGAATCATTTGTTGTACTTGCCCCGGCCGTCGCATCGAGAGGAGCTAAAGCCAAGTCCAACTACGTTTTTGCGAACGCAGACGTATTCAGGGTCGCTGAAGTCCGCAAAATTTCGGGCTACCCGACA GTGGTCCTAGAATACGGTGCGATCGACGGCAGTTCAGACGCGTTCAACAGTCCAAACTTCAAACCAGCGTCGATCGTTTCAGCACTGAATGTTCTGGATGTAATCACCAAACAGCCACAAAACCCAACGGTTGTGTCGTATTCGAAATTCAACGGCCCGAGCTATGACGATTCGGATGCCGCGACTCCACTGTTGTTGACAATTGCCAAGATTTTCG GTTTCAAGGCACTGTCTGAAGTTGAACAGACCTTCAATCTCGCTCAACTCGGTCTGGACACGTTACTCGCACCACGGGTCCAAGAAGCCATCAGACAACAACTCGACGTAGTCGTCGAAATTGAAGAACTGAGAACATTGACGTTCCCGGCTCTTCGATCCAAGATCATCGAATTACTCGCCTGA